AAAATGACATAAAGAAAGCTGCTAAAATTAGCAGCTAATTGCAGACATCGGCAGGTTTGGTATCGTAATTTCCCGCCAGCCCATCGAAGAAAGCTTATAGTATGTTTCCTTTTTCTTATTTTCGCTTATTAATACAATATCCCCAGTACGAATAAATCTTGCTTTGTAATCAGAAGGTACCGTATCGAGCACATTAAATTTAGAAAACACCGTATCCAATACTTCCCTGTGTGATCTCCCATCTAATTCTGTTTGATAGACAGGCTCGTACCCTTTTTTCTCACCAATATCCGGAGTTTGAAAAATCGTAATATCATATTCTGGAGCCTTTTTCTTAAATACTTGAAAACTGAATCTCATCACGATCCCCTCCCAGGCTTTTTATTATATTTTAGCCTTTGATCGTATAATTCCTTTCACTAATTTTGTCGAATA
This window of the Bacillus gobiensis genome carries:
- a CDS encoding YodL domain-containing protein, with amino-acid sequence MRFSFQVFKKKAPEYDITIFQTPDIGEKKGYEPVYQTELDGRSHREVLDTVFSKFNVLDTVPSDYKARFIRTGDIVLISENKKKETYYKLSSMGWREITIPNLPMSAISC